From the genome of Sphingobacterium kitahiroshimense, one region includes:
- a CDS encoding winged helix-turn-helix transcriptional regulator, which translates to MYEKKIPLDLNCGLDLIGEILYGKWKIRLLWFINAGHQRPSELQRKIPGASRRVLHIQLKELEQHELIVKKIYPIVPPKVEYSLTEFGKTLIPVIAALGQWGDDHEERLRNIITKLQ; encoded by the coding sequence ATGTATGAAAAAAAAATACCCCTAGATCTAAATTGTGGTCTCGACCTCATCGGTGAAATACTGTATGGCAAATGGAAAATTCGTTTACTTTGGTTTATAAATGCAGGACATCAACGCCCAAGCGAACTCCAGCGCAAAATTCCCGGAGCCTCCCGCCGCGTATTGCATATACAGCTAAAAGAATTAGAACAGCACGAATTGATTGTAAAGAAAATATATCCGATTGTCCCTCCAAAAGTGGAATACAGCCTGACCGAATTTGGTAAAACTTTAATTCCAGTAATCGCGGCTTTAGGACAATGGGGCGATGATCATGAAGAGCGTTTACGAAATATCATTACGAAGCTTCAATAA
- a CDS encoding nuclear transport factor 2 family protein, whose amino-acid sequence MKNSLNSIFIVFALIGALVAMTSMSFAKGKTPRNTNPITVIDSYVQIAADGNTEGIQHLFSDDFKWTQSSNAKTKTYSKSEVVNFLKSSKGLKQNCKTTYTIMEKNENCVMAKVEMKYDNFTKVECITLCNVNQEWRINQIIESYK is encoded by the coding sequence ATGAAAAATTCACTAAACTCAATCTTTATCGTATTTGCATTAATCGGAGCATTAGTCGCAATGACGAGCATGAGTTTTGCAAAAGGAAAGACTCCGAGAAACACAAATCCCATAACGGTAATTGACAGTTACGTACAGATCGCTGCAGATGGTAATACAGAAGGTATACAGCACTTGTTCTCCGATGACTTCAAATGGACCCAATCATCCAATGCAAAAACAAAAACATACAGCAAATCAGAAGTTGTCAATTTTTTAAAGTCAAGCAAAGGACTAAAGCAGAACTGTAAAACAACCTACACCATCATGGAGAAAAATGAGAACTGTGTTATGGCCAAAGTAGAAATGAAGTATGACAATTTCACAAAAGTTGAATGTATCACCCTATGTAACGTAAATCAAGAATGGAGAATCAATCAAATCATCGAATCTTACAAATAG